The genomic window GCATCAGTTGCAGAAATTCTTTTAACGCCTTAGCAGCAGCAATTTCTCTATCGTCTTTGTTCAGTTTATCTAAAATCTTACTAGGGATGCCTTTTAAAAAGTCTTTAGCCCAATCTTTACCCGCTTCTTTTACCAAGTCTTCCAGAATAGGCTTAACAATCAACCCGACAGCCTGAGTTGCTCCCCAAAAGGCTAACCAGTCCAGCATAATACTTATGTCTGTTTATATTTTGATTACGAGTATATCTACTAAGTTGCCTAGGTTGCCTGAATTACAGGAAAATTGCAGAAATATCAAGTCAGAAACTTCGCAACGCAACATCTCACTTTAGCTATTAGCCAAGAAATAAATTTCTTGGTGAGACAAAAAGCTGGCGCAAGATATGAGCCGAGCCTACAGGTTAGCAATAACCCAAACCCCTCCACAGGCGCAATTTTCCAGATGCACACTAGACATCTCCGAAAACAGTCAAAGCCTTTGTTTGGCTAGGCTGTAGCCACTAAATGCAATCATCTTAAATTAGCTATTCTGTACGATGAAATAAGACTTTGAGATATTTGCTGTTGATAATTAGGCAAAAATATCTAGTTATATGCGATAATTTTAACCTGATGATATAGCTGATATTTCTAATGGTAATATTAGCCCTCGAATCCGTAACCTTACTAGCCCACAAATCGTCAAAATTACTTGCTTATATTTGCGGGTATTTAACCTAAATCTCTCTTGGACAACTCGAAAGATTTTGACTGACCGTATTCGATGTTCAACAAAGATTCGTTTAGATGAAAATATTTTGTTCTGTTCTTTCTGTTCAGTTGTTAGTTCTTGATTTCTTGGTTTCTTAATTGGAGTTGTAATTAAATCTTCTCCAAGATATGCCTTATCTCCTTTAAATCTTTGTTTGGCATCAAACTCTGAACGATATTCTCGGAACAAAGTTATATCGCTTTTTGGACCAGGTTCACCTGCCACAACATCAACGATATCACTAGCATCAGGTAAAATAATCATTTGAGTTTTAAATGTATGATTACTCTTCTTACCTGAAAAATATTTCTTTTGTTCATCATTGTCTCTAGGTCTTTCTCTGACTTGTTCATAGCTATCTACTATTAATTCATATTCTGTGAGCATTTCTTTTACTACTTCATAGTCAGAAGCGTTTTTTTTTACTTGTTCAAGCAAACTTGATGGCAGTAATTCTCGCAAGTTAGGCAACCAATA from Nostoc sp. UHCC 0870 includes these protein-coding regions:
- a CDS encoding transposase; this encodes MSNILNYIEENPKQTQRLIGLEYEQLQQLIINGERLYHEKKALLESKKVRIIAGGGGRKPKLSISEQIILTLVYLRHLTTFQLLGIQFEVSESTANDTFNYWLPNLRELLPSSLLEQVKKNASDYEVVKEMLTEYELIVDSYEQVRERPRDNDEQKKYFSGKKSNHTFKTQMIILPDASDIVDVVAGEPGPKSDITLFREYRSEFDAKQRFKGDKAYLGEDLITTPIKKPRNQELTTEQKEQNKIFSSKRIFVEHRIRSVKIFRVVQERFRLNTRKYKQVILTICGLVRLRIRGLILPLEISAISSG